A genomic stretch from Thiohalophilus sp. includes:
- a CDS encoding DUF2199 domain-containing protein yields MTYTCASCGEVHDDLPDLSFDRPSYAAAVPEKKGRRDVCHEHRLTSVELYRRWESGLPESACRGRLQTARCCCVQKAWW; encoded by the coding sequence GTGACATACACATGCGCATCCTGCGGCGAAGTGCACGATGACTTGCCTGATCTGTCTTTTGATCGGCCGAGTTACGCGGCAGCTGTGCCTGAAAAAAAGGGACGGAGGGATGTGTGCCACGAACATAGATTAACATCTGTGGAGCTGTATCGAAGATGGGAGTCTGGCCTCCCGGAGTCTGCCTGCAGGGGTCGGCTTCAAACCGCCCGGTGCTGCTGCGTTCAAAAGGCGTGGTGGTGA
- the ltrA gene encoding group II intron reverse transcriptase/maturase — protein MNTTKSLEISKYVVWEAYKRVKANRGAAGVDGESLAEFERHLKGNLYKLWNRLSSGSYFPPPVKQVEIPKKDGGKRCLGVPTVSDRIAQMVVKLSMEPLIEPHFHPDSYGYRPRKSAKAAVAVTRQRCWQYDWVVEFDIKGAFDNIDHTLLMNAVRYHVKEQWMLLYIERWLTAPFETVDGQLIPRDKGTPQGGVISPLLMNLFMHYAFDKWMVRKHPRCPFTRYADDAVVHCHHQAEAERLLVEISDRLQDCLLTMHPDKSKVVYCKDSNRKQDYPQVQFTFLGFTFKPRVAISRSGKRFTSFLPAVSIEALKRMRQSIKGWRLHRQTFATLEKLAQQYNPILRGWWNYYGCFYKTEMRSLMDYLDQRLSTWARRKYKKLKGHKRQSFKWLSRVAKRQPRLFFHWQLLGHNDRIMGAV, from the coding sequence ATGAACACAACAAAGTCGTTAGAAATATCCAAGTACGTGGTATGGGAGGCCTACAAACGCGTCAAAGCCAATCGAGGTGCGGCGGGTGTGGACGGTGAGTCCCTCGCCGAGTTTGAACGGCACCTCAAGGGGAATCTTTACAAGCTGTGGAATCGGCTGTCCTCGGGCAGCTATTTCCCACCGCCTGTCAAGCAGGTTGAGATCCCCAAGAAGGATGGCGGAAAACGTTGTCTGGGTGTGCCGACGGTTTCCGATCGGATTGCCCAGATGGTGGTCAAGTTATCGATGGAGCCCCTGATCGAGCCCCACTTCCACCCGGATTCCTACGGTTACCGACCCCGGAAGTCCGCGAAGGCGGCGGTGGCAGTGACTCGCCAGCGGTGCTGGCAGTATGACTGGGTGGTGGAATTCGACATCAAGGGTGCCTTTGACAATATTGACCATACGTTACTGATGAACGCGGTCAGGTATCATGTCAAGGAACAGTGGATGTTGCTCTATATCGAGCGCTGGCTAACCGCGCCGTTTGAGACGGTGGATGGTCAACTTATCCCGCGGGATAAGGGGACTCCTCAAGGCGGCGTGATCAGCCCCTTGCTGATGAATCTGTTCATGCATTACGCCTTTGATAAATGGATGGTAAGGAAGCACCCGCGCTGTCCGTTTACGAGATACGCGGATGACGCGGTGGTACATTGTCACCATCAAGCAGAAGCGGAACGGTTACTGGTTGAAATCAGTGACCGACTACAAGACTGCTTACTGACAATGCATCCGGACAAATCCAAGGTGGTGTACTGCAAGGACAGCAACCGCAAGCAGGACTACCCACAGGTGCAATTCACGTTTTTGGGCTTTACTTTCAAACCGCGCGTGGCGATAAGCCGCAGCGGCAAGCGGTTCACCAGCTTCTTGCCGGCGGTCAGTATAGAGGCCTTGAAACGGATGCGACAAAGCATCAAAGGGTGGCGATTGCATCGACAGACGTTTGCGACCTTGGAGAAGCTGGCACAACAGTACAACCCCATACTACGAGGCTGGTGGAATTATTATGGTTGTTTTTACAAAACCGAGATGCGATCGTTGATGGATTACCTTGATCAACGATTGTCAACCTGGGCTCGACGTAAGTACAAGAAACTCAAGGGCCATAAGCGGCAGAGTTTTAAGTGGCTAAGTCGAGTGGCAAAAAGACAGCCACGGCTATTTTTCCATTGGCAATTACTTGGGCACAACGACCGGATAATGGGAGCCGTATGA
- a CDS encoding DUF3800 domain-containing protein: MACDESGTHGAPHYGFGSLWLKWQRRGDFIADFRAILANHGFEEECKWSRATRAGYRPFYEELISYFFQRQWLAFHCLVIRKEIVRKDEFHKGDWDLARRKHFTMLLTTKIRKALQRFPDRIHEFRVYVDPIASRYDKADEAVEVISNNVLNNRFRARSPVKAVVTRDSKDTPAIQLCDLMLGAVMETWHRNSKNITKKFIRDCIAHHLGWDSLEYDTLPSERKFNIWYFHDPTREERKVESRKVALKYPYGYRGS, translated from the coding sequence ATTGCCTGTGATGAATCAGGTACCCATGGTGCTCCTCATTATGGGTTCGGGAGCCTTTGGCTAAAATGGCAGCGACGTGGTGACTTTATAGCAGATTTTAGGGCAATCTTAGCTAACCACGGTTTTGAAGAAGAATGTAAGTGGTCGCGTGCAACCAGGGCAGGATATCGTCCGTTTTATGAGGAACTTATCTCTTATTTCTTTCAACGACAATGGCTAGCATTCCATTGCCTAGTCATTAGAAAAGAAATAGTACGGAAAGATGAGTTCCATAAGGGTGATTGGGATCTTGCTCGACGAAAGCATTTTACTATGCTTTTGACAACTAAAATACGCAAGGCGCTACAAAGGTTTCCTGATCGGATACACGAATTTAGAGTTTACGTTGACCCTATTGCTTCTCGATATGATAAAGCCGATGAGGCGGTCGAAGTAATATCTAATAATGTCCTTAACAATAGGTTCCGTGCACGCTCACCAGTTAAAGCAGTTGTTACTCGTGACTCAAAGGATACGCCTGCGATACAGTTGTGCGATTTGATGCTCGGAGCTGTGATGGAAACCTGGCATAGGAACAGCAAAAATATAACTAAAAAATTTATTAGAGACTGTATTGCGCATCATTTGGGCTGGGATTCCTTGGAATACGATACTTTGCCTAGCGAAAGGAAATTTAATATTTGGTATTTCCATGATCCAACTAGAGAAGAAAGGAAGGTTGAGAGTAGGAAGGTTGCTCTAAAATACCCATATGGGTATCGTGGTAGTTAA
- a CDS encoding transposase yields the protein MTRKRKPYKTYTKEFKAEAVKLMEESDRSAAEIALELGVRRNQLYKWKEQLQAKGEQAFSGQRGRPKKENQSEVTTLRQENERLKEEVEILKKATAYFAKDHS from the coding sequence ATGACAAGAAAACGCAAGCCCTACAAGACATACACCAAGGAATTTAAGGCCGAAGCGGTGAAGCTAATGGAAGAGTCCGATCGTTCCGCTGCTGAGATTGCCCTGGAACTGGGAGTCCGCCGAAATCAGCTCTACAAATGGAAAGAACAGCTGCAGGCCAAAGGTGAGCAGGCCTTTTCCGGCCAACGGGGTCGGCCAAAGAAAGAGAACCAGTCCGAGGTGACCACCTTGCGCCAGGAGAACGAGCGTCTGAAGGAGGAGGTCGAGATTTTAAAAAAGGCCACGGCGTACTTTGCGAAGGACCATTCGTGA
- the ltrA gene encoding group II intron reverse transcriptase/maturase, whose amino-acid sequence MNTTKSLEISKYVVWEAYKRVKANRGAAGVDGESLAEFERHLKGNLYKLWNRLSSGSYFPPPVKQVEIPKKDGGKRCLGVPTVSDRIAQMVVKLSMEPLIEPHFHPDSYGYRPRKSAKAAVAVTRQRCWQYDWVVEFDIKGAFDNIDHTLLMNAVRYHVKEQWMLLYIERWLTAPFETVDGQLIPRDKGTPQGGVISPLLMNLFMHYAFDKWMVRKHPRCPFTRYADDAVVHCHHQAEAERLLVEISDRLQDCLPTMHPDKSKVVYCKDSNRKQDYPQVQFTFLGFTFKPRVAISRSGKRFTSFLPAVSIEALKRMRQSIKGWRLHRQTFATLEKLAQQYNPILRGWWNYYGCFYKTEMRSLMDYLDQRLSTWARRKYKKLKGHKRQSFKWLSRVAKRQPRLFFHWQLLGHNDRIMGAV is encoded by the coding sequence ATGAACACAACAAAGTCGTTAGAAATATCCAAGTACGTGGTATGGGAGGCCTACAAACGCGTCAAAGCCAATCGAGGTGCGGCGGGTGTGGACGGTGAGTCCCTCGCCGAGTTTGAACGGCACCTCAAGGGGAATCTTTACAAGCTGTGGAATCGGCTGTCCTCGGGCAGCTATTTCCCACCGCCTGTCAAGCAGGTTGAGATCCCCAAGAAGGATGGCGGAAAACGTTGTCTGGGTGTGCCGACGGTTTCCGATCGGATTGCCCAGATGGTGGTCAAGTTATCGATGGAGCCCCTGATCGAGCCCCACTTCCACCCGGATTCCTACGGTTACCGACCCCGGAAGTCCGCGAAGGCGGCGGTGGCAGTGACTCGCCAGCGGTGCTGGCAGTATGACTGGGTGGTGGAATTCGACATCAAGGGTGCCTTTGACAATATTGACCATACGTTACTGATGAACGCGGTCAGGTATCATGTCAAGGAACAGTGGATGTTGCTCTATATCGAGCGCTGGCTAACCGCGCCGTTTGAGACGGTGGATGGTCAACTTATCCCGCGGGATAAGGGGACTCCTCAAGGCGGCGTGATCAGCCCCTTGCTGATGAATCTGTTCATGCATTACGCCTTTGATAAATGGATGGTAAGGAAGCACCCGCGCTGTCCGTTTACGAGATACGCGGATGACGCGGTGGTACATTGTCACCATCAAGCAGAAGCGGAACGGTTACTGGTTGAAATCAGTGACCGACTACAAGACTGCTTACCGACAATGCATCCGGACAAATCCAAGGTGGTGTACTGCAAGGACAGCAACCGCAAGCAGGACTACCCACAGGTGCAATTCACGTTTTTGGGCTTTACTTTCAAACCGCGCGTGGCGATAAGCCGCAGCGGCAAGCGGTTCACCAGCTTCTTGCCGGCGGTCAGTATAGAGGCCTTGAAACGGATGCGACAAAGCATCAAAGGGTGGCGATTGCATCGACAGACGTTTGCGACCTTGGAGAAGCTGGCACAACAGTACAACCCCATACTACGAGGCTGGTGGAATTATTATGGTTGTTTTTACAAAACCGAGATGCGATCGTTGATGGATTACCTTGATCAACGATTGTCAACCTGGGCTCGACGTAAGTACAAGAAACTCAAGGGCCATAAGCGGCAGAGTTTTAAGTGGCTAAGTCGAGTGGCAAAAAGACAGCCACGGCTATTTTTCCATTGGCAATTACTTGGGCACAACGACCGGATAATGGGAGCCGTATGA
- a CDS encoding PDC sensor domain-containing protein gives MGEALQTAVASQRMLLRSRLSGRLDHLADACRAVWPDREKLEACLVRGYEALPYCKYLYILDEKAHQITSNVSYDGLLPESFGRDRSERPYMAAALNGEVFSLSDAYISRNARRPSLTAIQRILDGEGRLLGYLGADFDLRELPLTRQVYKEPEQWMQIKGDPAIRGGLFLQQRSESLMDRRIDEVLPLVTELVEVHGVFHAKLHFSSSRATLWLIEDPFRYRILDIEDLTDPAICLAWSQHSYSDEAVIPAERVKEVFRTFRDLRFMDENIYLRAGSLNIFNGMVGLNFSCDGSHYMPWSEFLDKNLGFWLGSDNPL, from the coding sequence ATGGGTGAAGCATTACAAACTGCCGTTGCCAGCCAGCGTATGCTGCTGCGCAGCCGTCTGTCGGGGCGGCTGGATCATCTGGCGGACGCCTGCCGGGCGGTATGGCCGGATCGCGAGAAGCTGGAGGCCTGCCTCGTTCGGGGCTATGAGGCGTTGCCTTATTGCAAATACCTTTACATCCTGGATGAGAAGGCACACCAGATCACGTCCAATGTGAGCTACGACGGGCTGTTGCCGGAGAGTTTCGGGCGGGATCGCAGCGAACGGCCGTATATGGCAGCGGCGCTCAATGGCGAGGTTTTCTCGCTGTCCGATGCCTATATCAGCCGCAACGCCCGGCGTCCGTCGCTCACGGCGATTCAACGTATCCTGGACGGTGAGGGCCGGTTGCTGGGTTACCTGGGGGCGGATTTCGATCTGCGTGAATTACCCCTGACGCGGCAGGTCTATAAAGAGCCGGAGCAGTGGATGCAGATCAAGGGCGATCCGGCGATTCGGGGCGGGCTGTTTCTGCAACAGCGTTCCGAGAGTCTGATGGATCGGCGTATCGATGAAGTCCTGCCGCTGGTAACGGAACTGGTGGAGGTCCATGGAGTGTTCCATGCCAAGCTGCATTTCTCCAGTTCCCGGGCCACCCTGTGGTTGATCGAGGACCCGTTCCGTTACCGTATCCTGGATATCGAGGATCTCACCGATCCGGCGATCTGCCTGGCCTGGTCGCAGCATAGCTACTCTGACGAGGCGGTGATCCCGGCAGAGCGTGTGAAGGAGGTGTTTCGCACGTTTCGGGATCTGCGCTTCATGGACGAAAACATCTATCTGCGCGCGGGCTCGCTCAACATCTTCAATGGCATGGTGGGGTTGAATTTCTCCTGTGACGGTTCCCATTACATGCCGTGGTCGGAGTTCCTGGACAAGAATCTCGGTTTCTGGCTCGGGTCGGACAATCCGTTGTAA
- a CDS encoding IS3 family transposase (programmed frameshift): MPRYSEERKAAVLNKLLPPHNRSIPEVAGEEGISEGTLYNWRQQAKEQGAPVPGSGKQSEDWSAAAKFAVVVETASLSEAQLSAYCREKGLYPEQVKAWKAACVNGAVTDAERRQQEREQSRRDKQRIKALEKELRRKEKALAETAALLALRKKFERPLGGRRGRLTSLPERHKLIGYIDEAVCAGARKARACQEVGVSLRTVQRWTKDGEVKADQRPQAIRPDPANKLTAQERERILTVCNDPEFASLPPSQIVPKLADRGEYIACESSFYRVLNTAGQLHHRGRARAPKKTKAPTTHVADGPNQVWSWDISWMPSRVRGLFWYLYLIVDIYSRKIVGWEVHEREAGELGAPLVERAVLAERCFRQPLVLHADNGSPMKSQTLRVKLADLGISPSYSRPRVSNDNAFSESLFRTLKYCPAWPSQGFATLEEARTWVLKFVDWYNNRHCHSALKFITPAQRHRGEDEPILKQRERIYEQAKACNPQRWSGKTRNWCAVGPTALNPERQPQAA; the protein is encoded by the exons ATGCCACGCTATTCTGAAGAACGTAAAGCGGCGGTGCTGAACAAGCTCCTGCCACCCCACAATCGGTCCATTCCGGAGGTCGCTGGTGAGGAAGGCATCAGTGAAGGAACCTTGTACAATTGGCGTCAACAAGCCAAAGAACAAGGAGCCCCTGTGCCGGGAAGTGGTAAACAGAGTGAGGATTGGTCGGCGGCGGCCAAGTTCGCTGTTGTGGTTGAAACCGCCAGCCTGAGCGAAGCCCAGCTCAGTGCGTATTGTCGGGAGAAAGGCCTGTATCCGGAGCAAGTCAAAGCCTGGAAGGCCGCGTGTGTCAACGGCGCCGTCACTGATGCCGAGCGGCGCCAGCAAGAGCGCGAGCAATCTCGGCGCGACAAGCAGCGTATCAAAGCCCTGGAGAAAGAACTGCGCCGCAAGGAGAAGGCCCTGGCGGAGACCGCCGCCTTGTTGGCCCTGCGAAAAAAGT TTGAACGCCCTCTGGGGGGACGACGAGGAAGGCTGACCTCGCTCCCGGAGCGGCACAAACTGATTGGGTATATCGATGAGGCAGTGTGCGCCGGCGCTCGCAAAGCGCGGGCCTGCCAGGAAGTGGGCGTGAGCTTGCGCACGGTACAGCGGTGGACGAAAGACGGGGAAGTGAAGGCCGATCAACGCCCGCAGGCGATCAGGCCCGACCCGGCGAACAAGCTGACAGCGCAGGAGCGCGAACGCATTTTGACGGTGTGCAATGACCCCGAGTTCGCCTCGCTGCCGCCGAGTCAGATCGTGCCGAAGCTGGCGGATCGGGGCGAGTATATCGCCTGTGAGTCGAGCTTCTATCGTGTGCTCAATACGGCCGGCCAGCTGCACCACCGGGGCCGGGCCCGGGCGCCGAAGAAAACGAAGGCGCCGACCACGCATGTGGCCGACGGGCCGAACCAGGTGTGGTCGTGGGATATCAGTTGGATGCCAAGCCGGGTGCGTGGACTGTTTTGGTACCTGTACCTCATCGTCGACATCTACAGCCGCAAAATCGTCGGCTGGGAAGTCCACGAACGGGAGGCCGGCGAGCTCGGTGCGCCCCTCGTTGAGCGCGCCGTGCTGGCCGAGCGGTGTTTTCGCCAACCCTTGGTATTGCATGCGGACAACGGCAGTCCGATGAAATCGCAGACACTGCGGGTCAAGCTGGCGGATCTGGGTATATCGCCATCCTACAGCCGGCCACGGGTGAGCAACGACAATGCGTTTTCCGAGTCGCTGTTTCGGACACTGAAGTATTGTCCGGCCTGGCCGTCGCAGGGCTTTGCCACCCTGGAGGAAGCCCGAACCTGGGTGTTGAAATTTGTGGACTGGTACAACAACCGGCACTGCCACAGTGCGCTGAAGTTTATAACGCCGGCGCAGCGTCATCGCGGGGAAGACGAACCGATACTGAAACAGCGCGAGCGGATTTATGAACAAGCCAAAGCATGCAATCCGCAGCGCTGGTCGGGTAAGACGCGGAACTGGTGCGCTGTGGGTCCAACGGCCCTCAATCCGGAACGGCAACCGCAAGCGGCTTAA
- a CDS encoding IS3 family transposase translates to MKYAFIREQAARYTVSRLCQILDVSASGYYDWRDRPESTRAKQNRALLSKITVFHRASRGIYGSPRIHRDLLESGEQVGENRVARLMRDNDIQSRMARKFVITTDSKNTLKPAPDRLQRQFNVVEPDKAWVSDTTFIPTRQGWLYLAVVLELYSRQILGWAMGNKNNAKLVQDALTMAVWRRGKVDSVIVHSDQGSTYASGDYQKMLKDNNLLCSMSRKGECLDNAVAESFFGTLKTELVDHEDYRTKDEAKRSLFEYMEIFYNKRRRHSYLGYVSPVDYEARFAS, encoded by the coding sequence GTGAAGTACGCGTTCATACGAGAGCAAGCGGCTCGTTATACGGTGAGCCGGCTGTGCCAGATATTGGACGTCTCTGCCAGCGGTTACTACGACTGGCGGGATCGTCCGGAGAGTACCCGGGCCAAACAGAATCGGGCACTGCTGAGTAAGATCACGGTGTTTCACCGGGCCAGTCGCGGCATCTACGGTTCACCCCGTATTCATCGCGACCTGCTCGAATCGGGCGAGCAAGTCGGTGAGAACCGCGTGGCCCGCCTGATGCGTGATAATGACATTCAGTCCCGGATGGCGAGAAAATTTGTGATCACCACCGATTCAAAAAACACCCTGAAGCCTGCCCCGGATCGGCTGCAACGCCAGTTTAACGTGGTCGAGCCTGACAAAGCCTGGGTCTCGGATACCACGTTCATCCCGACCCGTCAGGGCTGGTTGTACTTGGCGGTTGTCCTTGAACTCTATTCCCGCCAGATACTGGGCTGGGCCATGGGTAACAAGAACAACGCGAAACTGGTGCAGGATGCGCTGACCATGGCCGTGTGGCGTCGAGGTAAAGTCGACTCTGTCATCGTTCACTCCGATCAGGGCAGCACTTATGCCTCGGGCGATTACCAGAAGATGCTGAAGGACAATAACCTGCTGTGCAGCATGAGTCGAAAAGGCGAGTGCCTGGACAATGCCGTGGCTGAGAGCTTCTTCGGAACCTTGAAAACGGAACTGGTTGACCATGAAGACTACCGAACCAAAGACGAGGCCAAACGCAGCTTGTTCGAGTACATGGAAATCTTCTATAACAAACGGCGGCGTCACTCTTACCTGGGTTACGTCAGTCCGGTAGACTATGAGGCGAGGTTCGCCTCTTAA
- a CDS encoding HNH endonuclease signature motif containing protein codes for MGNSVNKFGLKRYIPSEIRAKIRKDSGFGCVICGCVLIDYEHIDPEFTNAKEHNPDNMTLLCINCHGRVSRKIISKEEVWKAKKDPKGLQDGFVHDLLFVDTEEMNIRIGSLETKNTNIILTLYGKPIIWFEPPYIEGEPSKLCSIFHNDTGKVISYVNRNQFIAYTDSQDIKSESTELAITSESIKCLVMNREGGEILYISRMNGRYLDAAVSIDNNEAVTLKIGERSITLSDVEMEACGSAIYMGNPPSMVKYKKVFLAVMMACRNNTIHITNLKERKVGAIFGEEIFNNNYELVGFIRGSKVFSITNEYIGNLIDSKIAYKDDCYENGEPIYISRENREFKNRNPHIGYDISFRLFGSQ; via the coding sequence TTGGGAAATTCTGTAAACAAGTTTGGATTAAAACGTTACATCCCATCAGAAATACGCGCAAAAATCCGAAAGGATTCTGGGTTTGGGTGTGTAATATGCGGGTGTGTTCTAATAGATTATGAACATATTGATCCTGAATTTACTAATGCAAAGGAGCACAATCCAGACAATATGACTCTACTTTGTATCAATTGCCATGGGAGAGTATCAAGAAAAATTATATCAAAAGAGGAAGTTTGGAAGGCAAAGAAAGATCCAAAAGGTCTGCAGGATGGATTTGTTCATGATCTGCTCTTTGTGGACACTGAAGAAATGAATATAAGAATCGGAAGTTTAGAAACAAAAAATACAAATATAATATTGACGTTATATGGTAAGCCAATAATTTGGTTTGAACCTCCGTATATAGAAGGTGAGCCAAGTAAATTATGTTCAATTTTTCATAATGATACTGGTAAAGTGATATCGTATGTTAATCGAAATCAATTTATCGCATATACAGATAGCCAAGATATAAAAAGTGAGTCTACGGAGCTTGCTATAACTTCAGAAAGCATTAAATGTTTAGTGATGAATAGGGAAGGTGGAGAGATATTATATATTTCTAGAATGAATGGCAGATATTTGGATGCTGCTGTATCGATTGATAATAATGAAGCAGTCACATTGAAGATAGGTGAAAGATCTATAACCCTTTCTGACGTTGAGATGGAGGCTTGCGGATCTGCTATTTATATGGGAAATCCTCCTTCGATGGTAAAATATAAAAAGGTATTTTTAGCAGTTATGATGGCTTGTCGTAATAATACGATACATATAACAAATTTGAAAGAGAGAAAAGTAGGTGCCATATTTGGTGAGGAAATTTTTAACAATAATTATGAATTGGTTGGCTTTATCCGTGGGAGCAAGGTATTTAGCATTACAAATGAATATATTGGGAACCTTATAGATTCTAAAATTGCCTACAAAGATGATTGCTATGAAAATGGAGAACCAATTTATATATCGAGAGAAAATAGGGAATTTAAGAATAGAAATCCTCACATTGGATATGATATTAGCTTTAGACTCTTTGGTTCGCAATAA
- a CDS encoding bifunctional diguanylate cyclase/phosphodiesterase: MPNRPTDSELGLNAGVKDSRTLLPNRDSFYYDVKPLLEKADAGELSLVLLVIDIEGVDFILRTFGPVERDMAIREVGRRIQDAAEEETTPYHINQGRFAVLLQNGSFMHATHQAEALADILREPFNVAGISYHLDAFVGISHYPNHADSLAELVRTGVFACHQATTLESRYATYDRAIDEEERYRFRLMLDLEQALEDESGIRLAYQPQVSLQTGACVGVEALCRWEHPSKGAIPPGQFLPFVEQSPLMMPLTEDILGIGLRDLNRWQKQGFEGSMAINLSSALFRRSDMLERLLDQFRYANMPMEQIHFEVTETGIMDQPKRAVNTLSEIRERGSQIAVDDFGTGHSSLAYLADLPIDIIKIDMYFVQNLEKPWGRAIVSAAATLADQLGLVSVAEGIEDEYQLNQCRELGVTIGQGFYIGRPMFREAFEGWLGI, from the coding sequence ATGCCAAACAGACCGACCGACAGTGAACTTGGCCTGAACGCCGGCGTCAAGGATTCCCGGACGCTGCTGCCGAACCGGGACAGTTTCTACTATGACGTGAAACCGCTCCTGGAGAAAGCGGATGCCGGCGAGCTATCCCTGGTGCTGCTGGTGATCGATATCGAGGGCGTGGATTTTATTCTGCGGACCTTCGGACCGGTGGAACGCGACATGGCGATCCGGGAGGTCGGACGGCGTATTCAGGACGCCGCCGAGGAGGAAACGACACCGTATCACATCAATCAGGGACGGTTTGCCGTGCTTTTGCAAAACGGCAGCTTCATGCATGCCACGCATCAGGCCGAGGCGCTGGCTGACATCCTGCGCGAGCCCTTTAATGTCGCGGGCATTTCTTACCATCTGGATGCTTTTGTCGGCATCAGTCACTATCCCAACCACGCCGATTCGCTGGCTGAGCTGGTGCGCACGGGGGTGTTTGCCTGTCACCAGGCGACTACTCTGGAAAGTCGCTATGCTACCTACGACCGGGCGATAGACGAGGAGGAGCGCTATCGCTTTCGGCTGATGCTGGATCTCGAGCAGGCACTGGAAGATGAGAGCGGTATCCGGCTTGCCTATCAGCCACAGGTTAGCCTGCAAACCGGCGCCTGTGTCGGCGTCGAGGCGCTGTGCCGCTGGGAACATCCTTCAAAGGGCGCCATTCCGCCCGGCCAGTTTCTTCCCTTTGTGGAACAGTCGCCGTTAATGATGCCGCTGACCGAGGACATCCTGGGGATCGGATTAAGGGATCTGAATCGATGGCAGAAACAGGGCTTTGAGGGCAGTATGGCCATCAACCTGAGTTCCGCGTTGTTCCGCCGATCGGACATGCTGGAACGGTTACTGGACCAGTTTCGCTACGCCAATATGCCGATGGAACAGATTCATTTCGAGGTGACCGAAACCGGCATCATGGATCAGCCCAAGCGGGCGGTAAATACGCTTTCCGAGATTCGGGAGCGCGGCAGCCAGATCGCCGTCGATGACTTCGGCACCGGCCATTCCTCACTGGCCTATCTGGCGGATCTGCCAATCGACATTATCAAGATCGATATGTATTTCGTACAGAATCTGGAGAAGCCCTGGGGCCGGGCGATCGTCAGTGCCGCGGCGACCCTGGCGGACCAGCTCGGGCTGGTCTCGGTGGCCGAGGGGATCGAGGATGAATATCAGCTCAATCAGTGTCGGGAGCTTGGTGTGACCATCGGGCAGGGGTTTTATATCGGGCGGCCGATGTTCAGGGAGGCGTTTGAGGGGTGGTTGGGGATATAG
- a CDS encoding transposase produces the protein MGKILGPTILLETGPIERFAQVGHYASYARCVPSDKISNGKSKGKGNTKNGNRYLAMAYLEAAHYAAIWNPTIKHYYQRKCKKVPKMVAKKTIANKLSRACYHMLKNGTKFEVNRAFG, from the coding sequence ATCGGCAAGATCCTGGGGCCCACGATCCTGCTGGAGACCGGGCCGATCGAGCGCTTTGCCCAGGTCGGCCACTATGCCTCCTATGCCCGCTGTGTGCCGTCGGACAAGATCAGTAACGGCAAGTCCAAGGGCAAAGGCAACACCAAAAACGGCAACCGCTATCTGGCCATGGCGTACCTGGAGGCGGCTCACTATGCCGCCATCTGGAACCCGACCATCAAGCACTACTACCAGCGCAAGTGCAAAAAGGTCCCAAAGATGGTGGCCAAAAAAACGATTGCCAACAAGCTCAGTCGGGCCTGTTATCACATGTTAAAGAACGGTACAAAATTCGAGGTGAACCGTGCGTTTGGTTAA